In one Pseudoliparis swirei isolate HS2019 ecotype Mariana Trench chromosome 23, NWPU_hadal_v1, whole genome shotgun sequence genomic region, the following are encoded:
- the hexim1 gene encoding protein HEXIM1 translates to MTEPMEQTHHLKTSGSPSGGSSVDALEHLPDRSRARPENGSRGRQRDQKHCGDIHTDKLWQRKGGPRGVCPALAAGNVLPKSPIAAQPHQKPGVNVGHVGDNNPLEKNGEDRPLEETLNQAQEDSHIDSDTGFDARLGKKRHRRRTSKKKRSWKPYYKLNWDERKALEEKETARASRLREEMFAKGLPVAPYNTTQFLMDEHDREEPDLKTETGVRRPSGVGIRMEDTGSEEDLFDNIEEDDDDHGSGGGSDGIGRPGNAGGEFLQRDFSETYEMYHIESLQNMTKQELVQEYLELEKCMSRLEEENNRLQRAAEPAGQTVESSLVRLQELELERLRAQNTELLLQNQLRDDRGQVDTN, encoded by the coding sequence ATGACGGAGCCGATGGAGCAGACCCATCACCTGAAAACTTCAGGCAGTCCATCAGGTGGGAGCAGCGTAGACGCGTTGGAGCATCTCCCAGACAGAAGCCGTGCTAGACCAGAGAAcggcagcagggggcgccagagagaccagaagcaCTGTGGAGACATCCACACAGACAAGTTGTGGCAGAGGAAAGGCGGACCGAGGGGGGTGTGCCCTGCCTTAGCAGCCGGAAACGTGCTTCCAAAGTCCCCGATTGCAGCTCAGCCTCACCAAAAGCCCGGTGTTAATGTGGGGCATGTCGGGGACAACAACCCACTGGAGAAAAACGGCGAAGACAGACCGCTGGAGGAGACTTTGAACCAGGCGCAGGAGGACAGTCACATCGACTCCGACACCGGCTTCGATGCGCGCCTGGGCAAGAAGCGACACCGGCGCAGGACCTCCAAGAAGAAGCGCAGCTGGAAGCCTTATTACAAACTGAACTGGGATGAAAGGAAAGcgctggaggagaaggagacggcCCGGGCTTCCCGGTTGAGAGAGGAGATGTTCGCCAAAGGGCTCCCGGTGGCCCCGTATAACACCACCCAGTTCCTGATGGACGAGCACGACCGAGAGGAGCCCGACCTCAAGACCGAGACCGGCGTCAGGAggccctcgggggtcggcaTCCGCATGGAGGACACCGGCAGCGAGGAGGACCTGTTCGACAACatcgaggaggacgacgacgaccaCGGCAGCGGCGGAGGCAGCGACGGCATCGGGAGACCCGGGAACGCAGGTGGGGAGTTTCTCCAGAGAGACTTTTCTGAGACCTACGAGATGTACCACATCGAGAGCCTGCAGAATATGACCAAGCAGGAGCTGGTGCAGGAGTACCTGGAGCTGGAGAAGTGCATGTcccggctggaggaggagaacaaccgGCTGCAGCGCGCCGCGGAGCCCGCGGGTCAGACGGTGGAGAGCTCCCTGGTCCGGCTCCaagagctggagctggagagacTGAGGGCCCAGAAcacggagctgctgctgcagaaccAGCTGCGCGATGACAGGGGCCAAGTCGACACCAATTAA